From a region of the Carassius auratus strain Wakin chromosome 31, ASM336829v1, whole genome shotgun sequence genome:
- the LOC113050462 gene encoding macrophage-stimulating protein receptor-like isoform X1: MFFSPRTLLKCVWLQIHLTCALKSCPTVPQMNINFSVSYSSSFFQTEKAIQNIVVNENFDEVYVASQNVVEALDKNFTKLWEVRTGPVDSPDCQTCHCDVKNKPGTPLDTDNQVLVLEPLDYFNVLYICGSTQYGVCNLVKLNKSARPSNSECFFDKKVNSHSACPDCVASPLGTKVSAVEDGYSTFFFTAATINTTIAGTFGKQSLSIRRVLATEDGFDSQVKGLTVLPEFQDMFTIDYIYTFSTPEYVYFLSVQWESPIKPNAKLQTHLGRLPIKDSEPWMYREIVLECRFEPKRRKRSQWIKDVLYNSVQAAHFSTAGKELADELGVKTESSILYGVFAVTDDNGNPVKQSALCAFSIDDVNCEIEKGVESCCSSGTEQIPRGLCHFQPCEMCPRENRDGLTCRAVPTMVAKPYYRVDFFNRQMNNVLFTSILVTTIETKTVAHIGTEDGRLLQVILSKSSLVLFANYSLVEDKQKVSRIAAVRSSESLLFVVGNKLINVSPRGPGCAHFLNCSVCLDAPKFMGCGWCNGVCCQMHQCDDQWSNNSCPPVITQFFPSTVPSNGKSEITLCGWNFQSSSRAAITQTSHQVKVGNSGCTIIPEKSSSSLLVCRIDSKVSDPEQNIDVTVQVDEQSVESGYFISGNSSIQGFSFVTPEITDISPGFGPKIGGTLITLSGKHLDAGGSRTVSLGDRICPVESVSGDGTSIVCRSEGVEETLEVDVKVIIDESTILATKTFSYIGNPEVTGVKPNCGFRSGSKITIIGQNLDSVSQAIINYRGNSMMPVQKVCVGQGNPNQMECTSPPCEESTGILTVDLDGAKELLPQNFTCHANGEPIKFETEDHVLELSPGQDKVSLHHKKLALVSDCMKIIMTIDGVDCKAKVLDNEITCRIPKNLTINSRGAPVKLLVNGEEYDIGLVVRTNNNFIVGMVLGILAAVGVGAALAYVAIARERKKKKSAALAQVRLSLRSTRTTVENYDRSPDGDYRRGLTASPFHGLSTTSSSLPYAGSMDSAAAALIQSQTISVSALRPDLLEEVKNVLIPHNKVKIQHDQIIGKGHFGTVYHGYLTDSDDKEIHCAVKSLNRITDLEEVEQFLREGIFMKAFHHPHVLSLLGIVLPSDGLPLVILPYMKHGDLRHFIRSPQRNPTLKDLIGFGLQVAKGMEYLANRKFVHRDLAARNCMLDESFTVKVADFGMARDVYDKEYYSIKDSKKAKLPIKWMALESLQTQKFTTKSDVWSFGVLMWELMTRGASPYPDVDPYDITTYLMQGRRLLQPQYCLNSLWSILLQCWNPEPEKRPSFPSLVKVIQEIHSSLEGEHYINLQITYVNLDQPRPYPSLCPAPPASEYSDQSST; encoded by the exons ATGTTCTTCAGCCCTAGGACCTTGTTAAAATGTGTCTGGTTGCAGATACATCTGACCTGTGCACTAAAATCATGTCCTACAGTCCCACAAATGAACATAAACTTTTCTGTTTCCTACTCTAGCTCCTTTTTCCAAACTGAAAAAGCCATACAGAACATCGTTGTTAATGAAAATTTTGATGAGGTTTATGTGGCCTCACAAAATGTGGTTGAAGCCTTGGACAAAAATTTCACCAAACTGTGGGAAGTAAGAACCGGGCCAGTTGACAGTCCAGATTGTCAAACCTGTCATTGTGATGTTAAGAATAAACCAGGAACGCCACTGGACACGGATAACCAAGTTCTTGTTTTAGAGCCTCTGGACTATTTTAACGTACTGTATATCTGTGGGAGTACCCAGTATGGAGTCTGTAACCTCGTTAAGCTTAATAAAAGTGCAAGACCCTCCAACTCTGAATGTTTTTTTGATAAAAAGGTCAACTCACACTCAGCTTGTCCAGACTGTGTCGCTAGTCCTCTGGGAACAAAGGTCAGCGCAGTTGAAGATGGTTATTCAACATTCTTCTTTACAGCAGCAACCATCAATACCACCATTGCTGGAACTTTTGGCAAACAGTCCCTTTCTATTCGTCGTGTACTAGCCACAGAAGATGGTTTTGACAGCCAAGTGAAGGGTCTGACAGTTCTTCCTGAATTCCAGGATATGTTTACCATCGACTACATCTATACATTCTCCACGCCAGAATATGTGTATTTCTTATCTGTACAGTGGGAGAGCCCAATTAAACCAAATGCCAAGTTGCAGACCCATCTTGGGCGGCTGCCGATCAAGGACAGTGAGCCTTGGATGTACAGGGAAATTGTTCTGGAGTGCCGTTTTGAGCCCAAACGCAGGAAAAGGAGCCAATGGATTAAGGATGTACTGTACAACTCGGTTCAAGCTGCTCATTTCAGTACGGCTGGCAAGGAGTTGGCAGATGAGCTAGGAGTAAAGACGGAAAGCTCAATTCTTTATGGTGTGTTTGCTGTAACCGATGATAATGGGAATCCTGTCAAACAGTCTGCCTTGTGCGCATTTTCAATAGATGATGTGAACTGTGAGATTGAGAAAGGGGTAGAGTCCTGCTGCTCAAGTGGGACAGAGCAGATCCCTCGGGGATTGTGCCATTTTCAACCCTGTGAAATGTGCCCACGTGAG AACCGAGATGGTTTGACTTGCCGTGCTGTCCCCACGATGGTGGCAAAGCCTTACTACAGAGTGGACTTCTTCAATAGGCAGATGAACAATGTGCTCTTTACTTCTATTCTGGTGACTACCATTGAGACCAAGACTGTGGCACACATTGGCACGGAAGATGGAAGGCTCttgcag GTTATTCTGAGCAAATCGTCTCTTGTACTTTTTGCCAACTACTCTCTTGTGGAAGATAAGCAGAAAGTGTCACGAATAGCTGCTGTTCGTTCTTCAGAGTCTCTGCTGTTTGTTGTTGGAAATAAG CTGATAAATGTGTCTCCCAGAGGTCCAGGCTGTGCCCATTTCCTCAACTGTTCAGTGTGTTTAGATGCCCCCAAGTTTATGGGATGTGGCTGGTGCAATGGAGTCTGTTGTCAAATGCATCAGTGTGACGATCAGTGGAGTAACAACTCCTGCCCTCCAGTTATCACCCAG TTTTTTCCCAGCACGGTGCCCTCAAATGGTAAGAGTGAGATCACTCTTTGTGGCTGGAACTTCCAGTCTTCTTCCCGAGCTGCTATCACTCAAACTTCTCACCAGGTCAAAGTAGGAAACAGTGGCTGCACTATTATACCAGAAAAAAGCAGCAGCTCCCT GCTGGTGTGTAGGATTGATAGTAAGGTGTCTGACCCGGAGCAAAATATTGATGTAACAGTGCAAGTGGATGAACAGAGCGTGGAAAGTGGATACTTCATCTCTGGGAATTCTAGCATTCAAGGCTTCAGTTTTGTG ACCCCAGAAATCACAGATATCAGTCCAGGCTTTGGACCTAAGATTGGAGGAACCCTGATCACCCTGTCAGGAAAACATCTGGATGCTGGTGGAAGCAGAACTGTCAGCCTTGGAGACAGAATTTGCCCTGTTGAAAG TGTCTCCGGGGATGGGACTTCTATTGTTTGTAGGTCTGAAGGTGTTGAGGAGACTTTAGAAGTAGATGTGAAGGTTATAATTGATGAATCAACTATTTTAGCCACAAAAACGTTCAGCTATATTGGGAATCCTGAGGTGACGGGTGTGAAGCCCAACTGTGGTTTCAGAAG TGGATCAAAAATTACCATCATCGGACAGAATCTGGACTCTGTTTCCCAAGCCATCATTAACTACAGAGGCAATAGCATGATGCCTGTGCAAAAA GTGTGTGTTGGTCAAGGGAATCCCAACCAAATGGAGTGCACAAGCCCTCCATGTGAGGAATCAACAGGAATCCTCACTGTGGATCTGGATGGAGCAAAGGAACTCCTGCCTCAGAATTTTACCTGCCATGCTAATGGAGAACCCATCAAGTTTGAAACAGAAGACCATGTGCTTGAGCTCAGCCCAGGGCAGGACAAAGTCTCATTGCAT cACAAAAAACTAGCCCTGGTGTCTGATTGCATGAAAATCATTATGACAATTGATGGAGTGGATTGCAAGGCTAAAGTTCTGGACAATGAGATCACCTGCAGGATCCCGAAAAATCTGACTATCAATAGCCGGGGGGCACCAGTTAAG TTGCTAGTGAACGGAGAAGAATATGACATTGGTTTAGTAGTAAGAACAAACAACAATTTTATTGTGGGCATGGTGCTGGGCATCTTGGCTGCAGTCGGTGTGGGAGCAGCTCTGGCCTACGTAGCCATAGCACGAGAGCGcaagaaaaagaaat CAGCTGCACTTGCTCAGGTTCGACTATCACTGCGTTCAACTCGTACTACAGTGGAGAATTATGACAGATCACCTGATGGTGACTACAGAAGAG GTCTGACAGCTTCTCCATTCCACGGCTTGAGCACGACGTCCTCCAGTCTGCCTTATGCTGGTTCGATGGACTCTGCAGCAGCTGCTTTGATTCAATCTCAGACCATCTCTGTGTCCGCTCTCCGGCCAGATCTGTTGGAGGAGGTGAAGAATGTTTTGATCCCACATAATAAGGTTAAAATCCAGCATGACCAAATCATCGGCAAAG GTCATTTTGGGACAGTGTATCATGGATATCTTACTGATAGTGATGACAAAGAGATCCACTGTGCTGTCAAATCACTGAATA GGATCACTGATCTGGAAGAGGTGGAGCAGTTTTTAAGAGAAGGAATCTTTATGAAGGCCTTCCACCACCCCCATGTCCTGTCCCTCTTGGGCATTGTGCTTCCCAGTGATGGACTTCCCCTGGTGATCCTGCCATACATGAAACATGGAGACCTTCGGCATTTTATTCGCTCTCCACAGAgg AATCCCACATTGAAGGACCTGATTGGCTTCGGGCTTCAAGTAGCCAAAGGAATGGAGTATCTCGCAAACAGAAAATTTGTGCACAGAGACCTTGCTGCACGTAACTGCAT GCTGGATGAGTCGTTTACAGTGAAGGTGGCTGACTTTGGGATGGCACGTGACGTCTATGATAAGGAATACTACAGCATCAAGGACAGCAAAAAAGCAAAGCTGCCAATCAAATGGATGGCTTTAGAAAGCCTTCAGACACAGAAATTCACCACCAAATCAGATGTG TGGTCTTTTGGAGTGTTGATGTGGGAGCTGATGACGAGAGGGGCCAGTCCGTATCCTGATGTGGACCCTTATGACATTACAACCTATCTAATGCAAGGCCGTCGACTGCTACAACCACAATACTGCTTGAATTCCCT GTGGTCCATCCTGCTGCAGTGCTGGAATCCTGAGCCTGAGAAGAGACCAAGTTTCCCTAGTCTCGTGAAAGTCATTCAAGAAATCCACTCCAGCCTTGAGGGGGAACATTACATCAACCTGCAGATCACATATGTGAATCTGGACCAGCCCCGGCCCTACCCCTCACTCTGCCCGGCCCCACCTGCTTCCGAATATTCTGACCAGTCCTCAACCTGA
- the LOC113050462 gene encoding macrophage-stimulating protein receptor-like isoform X2, translating into MFFSPRTLLKCVWLQIHLTCALKSCPTVPQMNINFSVSYSSSFFQTEKAIQNIVVNENFDEVYVASQNVVEALDKNFTKLWEVRTGPVDSPDCQTCHCDVKNKPGTPLDTDNQVLVLEPLDYFNVLYICGSTQYGVCNLVKLNKSARPSNSECFFDKKVNSHSACPDCVASPLGTKVSAVEDGYSTFFFTAATINTTIAGTFGKQSLSIRRVLATEDGFDSQVKGLTVLPEFQDMFTIDYIYTFSTPEYVYFLSVQWESPIKPNAKLQTHLGRLPIKDSEPWMYREIVLECRFEPKRRKRSQWIKDVLYNSVQAAHFSTAGKELADELGVKTESSILYGVFAVTDDNGNPVKQSALCAFSIDDVNCEIEKGVESCCSSGTEQIPRGLCHFQPCEMCPRENRDGLTCRAVPTMVAKPYYRVDFFNRQMNNVLFTSILVTTIETKTVAHIGTEDGRLLQVILSKSSLVLFANYSLVEDKQKVSRIAAVRSSESLLFVVGNKLINVSPRGPGCAHFLNCSVCLDAPKFMGCGWCNGVCCQMHQCDDQWSNNSCPPVITQFFPSTVPSNGKSEITLCGWNFQSSSRAAITQTSHQVKVGNSGCTIIPEKSSSSLLVCRIDSKVSDPEQNIDVTVQVDEQSVESGYFISGNSSIQGFSFVTPEITDISPGFGPKIGGTLITLSGKHLDAGGSRTVSLGDRICPVESVSGDGTSIVCRSEGVEETLEVDVKVIIDESTILATKTFSYIGNPEVTGVKPNCGFRSGSKITIIGQNLDSVSQAIINYRGNSMMPVQKVCVGQGNPNQMECTSPPCEESTGILTVDLDGAKELLPQNFTCHANGEPIKFETEDHVLELSPGQDKVSLHHKKLALVSDCMKIIMTIDGVDCKAKVLDNEITCRIPKNLTINSRGAPVKLLVNGEEYDIGLVVRTNNNFIVGMVLGILAAVGVGAALAYVAIARERKKKKSALAQVRLSLRSTRTTVENYDRSPDGDYRRGLTASPFHGLSTTSSSLPYAGSMDSAAAALIQSQTISVSALRPDLLEEVKNVLIPHNKVKIQHDQIIGKGHFGTVYHGYLTDSDDKEIHCAVKSLNRITDLEEVEQFLREGIFMKAFHHPHVLSLLGIVLPSDGLPLVILPYMKHGDLRHFIRSPQRNPTLKDLIGFGLQVAKGMEYLANRKFVHRDLAARNCMLDESFTVKVADFGMARDVYDKEYYSIKDSKKAKLPIKWMALESLQTQKFTTKSDVWSFGVLMWELMTRGASPYPDVDPYDITTYLMQGRRLLQPQYCLNSLWSILLQCWNPEPEKRPSFPSLVKVIQEIHSSLEGEHYINLQITYVNLDQPRPYPSLCPAPPASEYSDQSST; encoded by the exons ATGTTCTTCAGCCCTAGGACCTTGTTAAAATGTGTCTGGTTGCAGATACATCTGACCTGTGCACTAAAATCATGTCCTACAGTCCCACAAATGAACATAAACTTTTCTGTTTCCTACTCTAGCTCCTTTTTCCAAACTGAAAAAGCCATACAGAACATCGTTGTTAATGAAAATTTTGATGAGGTTTATGTGGCCTCACAAAATGTGGTTGAAGCCTTGGACAAAAATTTCACCAAACTGTGGGAAGTAAGAACCGGGCCAGTTGACAGTCCAGATTGTCAAACCTGTCATTGTGATGTTAAGAATAAACCAGGAACGCCACTGGACACGGATAACCAAGTTCTTGTTTTAGAGCCTCTGGACTATTTTAACGTACTGTATATCTGTGGGAGTACCCAGTATGGAGTCTGTAACCTCGTTAAGCTTAATAAAAGTGCAAGACCCTCCAACTCTGAATGTTTTTTTGATAAAAAGGTCAACTCACACTCAGCTTGTCCAGACTGTGTCGCTAGTCCTCTGGGAACAAAGGTCAGCGCAGTTGAAGATGGTTATTCAACATTCTTCTTTACAGCAGCAACCATCAATACCACCATTGCTGGAACTTTTGGCAAACAGTCCCTTTCTATTCGTCGTGTACTAGCCACAGAAGATGGTTTTGACAGCCAAGTGAAGGGTCTGACAGTTCTTCCTGAATTCCAGGATATGTTTACCATCGACTACATCTATACATTCTCCACGCCAGAATATGTGTATTTCTTATCTGTACAGTGGGAGAGCCCAATTAAACCAAATGCCAAGTTGCAGACCCATCTTGGGCGGCTGCCGATCAAGGACAGTGAGCCTTGGATGTACAGGGAAATTGTTCTGGAGTGCCGTTTTGAGCCCAAACGCAGGAAAAGGAGCCAATGGATTAAGGATGTACTGTACAACTCGGTTCAAGCTGCTCATTTCAGTACGGCTGGCAAGGAGTTGGCAGATGAGCTAGGAGTAAAGACGGAAAGCTCAATTCTTTATGGTGTGTTTGCTGTAACCGATGATAATGGGAATCCTGTCAAACAGTCTGCCTTGTGCGCATTTTCAATAGATGATGTGAACTGTGAGATTGAGAAAGGGGTAGAGTCCTGCTGCTCAAGTGGGACAGAGCAGATCCCTCGGGGATTGTGCCATTTTCAACCCTGTGAAATGTGCCCACGTGAG AACCGAGATGGTTTGACTTGCCGTGCTGTCCCCACGATGGTGGCAAAGCCTTACTACAGAGTGGACTTCTTCAATAGGCAGATGAACAATGTGCTCTTTACTTCTATTCTGGTGACTACCATTGAGACCAAGACTGTGGCACACATTGGCACGGAAGATGGAAGGCTCttgcag GTTATTCTGAGCAAATCGTCTCTTGTACTTTTTGCCAACTACTCTCTTGTGGAAGATAAGCAGAAAGTGTCACGAATAGCTGCTGTTCGTTCTTCAGAGTCTCTGCTGTTTGTTGTTGGAAATAAG CTGATAAATGTGTCTCCCAGAGGTCCAGGCTGTGCCCATTTCCTCAACTGTTCAGTGTGTTTAGATGCCCCCAAGTTTATGGGATGTGGCTGGTGCAATGGAGTCTGTTGTCAAATGCATCAGTGTGACGATCAGTGGAGTAACAACTCCTGCCCTCCAGTTATCACCCAG TTTTTTCCCAGCACGGTGCCCTCAAATGGTAAGAGTGAGATCACTCTTTGTGGCTGGAACTTCCAGTCTTCTTCCCGAGCTGCTATCACTCAAACTTCTCACCAGGTCAAAGTAGGAAACAGTGGCTGCACTATTATACCAGAAAAAAGCAGCAGCTCCCT GCTGGTGTGTAGGATTGATAGTAAGGTGTCTGACCCGGAGCAAAATATTGATGTAACAGTGCAAGTGGATGAACAGAGCGTGGAAAGTGGATACTTCATCTCTGGGAATTCTAGCATTCAAGGCTTCAGTTTTGTG ACCCCAGAAATCACAGATATCAGTCCAGGCTTTGGACCTAAGATTGGAGGAACCCTGATCACCCTGTCAGGAAAACATCTGGATGCTGGTGGAAGCAGAACTGTCAGCCTTGGAGACAGAATTTGCCCTGTTGAAAG TGTCTCCGGGGATGGGACTTCTATTGTTTGTAGGTCTGAAGGTGTTGAGGAGACTTTAGAAGTAGATGTGAAGGTTATAATTGATGAATCAACTATTTTAGCCACAAAAACGTTCAGCTATATTGGGAATCCTGAGGTGACGGGTGTGAAGCCCAACTGTGGTTTCAGAAG TGGATCAAAAATTACCATCATCGGACAGAATCTGGACTCTGTTTCCCAAGCCATCATTAACTACAGAGGCAATAGCATGATGCCTGTGCAAAAA GTGTGTGTTGGTCAAGGGAATCCCAACCAAATGGAGTGCACAAGCCCTCCATGTGAGGAATCAACAGGAATCCTCACTGTGGATCTGGATGGAGCAAAGGAACTCCTGCCTCAGAATTTTACCTGCCATGCTAATGGAGAACCCATCAAGTTTGAAACAGAAGACCATGTGCTTGAGCTCAGCCCAGGGCAGGACAAAGTCTCATTGCAT cACAAAAAACTAGCCCTGGTGTCTGATTGCATGAAAATCATTATGACAATTGATGGAGTGGATTGCAAGGCTAAAGTTCTGGACAATGAGATCACCTGCAGGATCCCGAAAAATCTGACTATCAATAGCCGGGGGGCACCAGTTAAG TTGCTAGTGAACGGAGAAGAATATGACATTGGTTTAGTAGTAAGAACAAACAACAATTTTATTGTGGGCATGGTGCTGGGCATCTTGGCTGCAGTCGGTGTGGGAGCAGCTCTGGCCTACGTAGCCATAGCACGAGAGCGcaagaaaaagaaat CTGCACTTGCTCAGGTTCGACTATCACTGCGTTCAACTCGTACTACAGTGGAGAATTATGACAGATCACCTGATGGTGACTACAGAAGAG GTCTGACAGCTTCTCCATTCCACGGCTTGAGCACGACGTCCTCCAGTCTGCCTTATGCTGGTTCGATGGACTCTGCAGCAGCTGCTTTGATTCAATCTCAGACCATCTCTGTGTCCGCTCTCCGGCCAGATCTGTTGGAGGAGGTGAAGAATGTTTTGATCCCACATAATAAGGTTAAAATCCAGCATGACCAAATCATCGGCAAAG GTCATTTTGGGACAGTGTATCATGGATATCTTACTGATAGTGATGACAAAGAGATCCACTGTGCTGTCAAATCACTGAATA GGATCACTGATCTGGAAGAGGTGGAGCAGTTTTTAAGAGAAGGAATCTTTATGAAGGCCTTCCACCACCCCCATGTCCTGTCCCTCTTGGGCATTGTGCTTCCCAGTGATGGACTTCCCCTGGTGATCCTGCCATACATGAAACATGGAGACCTTCGGCATTTTATTCGCTCTCCACAGAgg AATCCCACATTGAAGGACCTGATTGGCTTCGGGCTTCAAGTAGCCAAAGGAATGGAGTATCTCGCAAACAGAAAATTTGTGCACAGAGACCTTGCTGCACGTAACTGCAT GCTGGATGAGTCGTTTACAGTGAAGGTGGCTGACTTTGGGATGGCACGTGACGTCTATGATAAGGAATACTACAGCATCAAGGACAGCAAAAAAGCAAAGCTGCCAATCAAATGGATGGCTTTAGAAAGCCTTCAGACACAGAAATTCACCACCAAATCAGATGTG TGGTCTTTTGGAGTGTTGATGTGGGAGCTGATGACGAGAGGGGCCAGTCCGTATCCTGATGTGGACCCTTATGACATTACAACCTATCTAATGCAAGGCCGTCGACTGCTACAACCACAATACTGCTTGAATTCCCT GTGGTCCATCCTGCTGCAGTGCTGGAATCCTGAGCCTGAGAAGAGACCAAGTTTCCCTAGTCTCGTGAAAGTCATTCAAGAAATCCACTCCAGCCTTGAGGGGGAACATTACATCAACCTGCAGATCACATATGTGAATCTGGACCAGCCCCGGCCCTACCCCTCACTCTGCCCGGCCCCACCTGCTTCCGAATATTCTGACCAGTCCTCAACCTGA